A part of marine bacterium B5-7 genomic DNA contains:
- the grpE gene encoding protein GrpE: MKDEFDEDIEEEKPVEADNETVTTDENGQIQEDCDAKIAAIQQEADKKVLYALADKKNALDRAERDIAKARKYALDNIAEELLTVIDSLEQGLAVELDDSETAKSLHEGLELTLSILLKTLEKYGVKPIDPAGEPFDPNFHEAVSMQPNAEVDANTVLIVFQKGYLLHDRVIRPARVVVSSQA; the protein is encoded by the coding sequence GTGAAAGACGAATTTGATGAAGATATCGAAGAAGAAAAGCCGGTAGAAGCCGATAATGAGACGGTGACGACGGATGAGAATGGTCAGATCCAAGAGGATTGCGACGCGAAGATTGCTGCTATCCAGCAAGAAGCAGATAAAAAGGTTCTTTATGCCTTAGCGGACAAAAAAAATGCGCTGGACCGTGCGGAGCGTGATATCGCCAAAGCGCGTAAATACGCCTTGGATAATATTGCTGAAGAGCTCTTAACGGTGATTGATAGCCTTGAACAAGGCTTGGCGGTAGAGCTTGATGACTCAGAGACCGCAAAAAGTCTTCATGAAGGACTTGAGCTTACCTTGTCTATCTTATTGAAAACATTAGAGAAATATGGCGTGAAGCCGATTGATCCCGCTGGTGAGCCCTTTGATCCCAATTTTCACGAGGCAGTGAGCATGCAGCCGAATGCAGAGGTCGACGCGAATACAGTATTGATCGTATTCCAGAAGGGTTACTTGCTACACGACCGCGTGATACGTCCAGCTCGTGTTGTAGTCAGCAGTCAGGCTTGA
- the dnaK gene encoding chaperone protein DnaK translates to MAKIIGIDLGTTNSCVAVMEGDKARVIENKEGARTTPSVVAFTEDGDVLVGKPADRQRVTNPTRTVYGAKRLIGRRFSDKAVQKDKDLVPFKIIEADNKDAWVQIGDKKMAPPQISAEVLRNIKESAEAYLNEKVTEAVITVPAYFNDAQRQATKDAGRIAGLEVKRIINEPTAAALAYGMDKKEGDRKVIVYDLGGGTFDVSVIEIVDLDGEHQFEVLATNGDTHLGGEDFDLRLIDYLVEEFKKESGFDLKNDAIALQRLKEAAEKAKIELSSTQQTEVNLPYITADASGPKHLNIKVTRAKFESLVEDLVERSLTPCRTALSDAGLKLNEIDDVILVGGQTRMPKVQDAVKDLFGKEPRRDVNPDEAVAVGAAIQAAVLSGDVKDVLLLDVTPLSLGIETMGGVMTKLIEKNTTIPTKANQVFSTADDNQTAVTIHVLQGEREMASANKSLGRFDLSDIPPASRGTPQIEVNFDIDANGILNVSAKDKATGKEQSIIIKASGGLSDDEVEKMVKDAEANAEADKEFHELVTVRNTADQMIHATEKSLKDLGEQVEADERSKIEAAISDLKEAMKEGDKADIEAKTQTLTEASGKIAERAYAAQQQEAGAGGEAPQGEQPADDNVVDAEFEEVDKDEKE, encoded by the coding sequence ATGGCAAAAATTATCGGTATTGATTTAGGTACAACCAACTCATGTGTAGCGGTTATGGAGGGTGATAAAGCCCGCGTGATCGAGAATAAAGAGGGTGCGCGTACGACGCCATCCGTCGTGGCCTTCACTGAGGATGGTGATGTATTGGTGGGTAAACCCGCTGATCGTCAACGTGTCACGAATCCAACACGTACAGTGTATGGCGCGAAGCGTCTAATTGGGCGTCGCTTTTCAGACAAAGCTGTACAAAAAGATAAAGATTTAGTGCCGTTCAAGATTATTGAAGCTGATAACAAAGATGCTTGGGTGCAAATTGGTGACAAAAAAATGGCGCCACCACAAATTTCTGCTGAAGTGTTGCGTAACATTAAAGAGTCAGCGGAAGCCTATCTTAACGAAAAGGTCACTGAAGCAGTGATTACTGTGCCAGCTTATTTTAACGATGCACAACGTCAAGCGACAAAAGATGCGGGGCGTATTGCTGGTTTAGAAGTAAAGCGTATTATCAATGAGCCAACGGCTGCAGCCTTGGCGTACGGCATGGATAAAAAAGAAGGCGATCGTAAAGTGATTGTTTACGATTTGGGTGGTGGTACCTTCGACGTGTCCGTCATTGAGATTGTTGATTTAGACGGCGAACATCAATTTGAAGTGTTGGCAACGAATGGTGACACCCACTTAGGTGGTGAAGATTTTGATTTGCGTCTAATCGATTACTTGGTAGAAGAATTCAAGAAAGAAAGTGGTTTTGACTTAAAAAATGATGCCATCGCATTGCAGCGTTTAAAAGAAGCAGCAGAAAAAGCGAAAATTGAATTATCTTCTACACAACAAACAGAAGTGAATTTGCCGTATATTACGGCAGATGCTTCTGGACCAAAACACTTAAACATTAAAGTGACACGTGCAAAATTTGAATCCTTGGTTGAAGATTTAGTTGAGCGTAGCTTGACGCCATGCCGTACCGCGCTTAGCGATGCCGGTTTAAAACTCAATGAAATTGACGATGTGATTTTGGTCGGTGGTCAAACACGTATGCCGAAAGTGCAAGATGCGGTAAAAGATTTATTTGGCAAAGAACCGCGTCGTGATGTGAACCCTGATGAGGCGGTTGCTGTCGGTGCGGCCATTCAGGCTGCTGTTTTGTCTGGTGATGTGAAAGATGTGTTGTTGTTAGATGTGACACCATTATCCTTGGGAATTGAAACCATGGGTGGTGTGATGACGAAACTCATTGAGAAAAACACCACGATTCCAACCAAAGCAAATCAAGTGTTTTCTACTGCAGATGATAATCAAACGGCTGTGACGATTCATGTGCTACAAGGTGAGCGTGAGATGGCTTCTGCCAACAAGTCACTGGGTCGTTTTGATTTATCAGATATTCCACCAGCATCACGAGGCACACCACAAATCGAAGTGAACTTTGATATTGATGCCAACGGTATTTTGAATGTATCTGCAAAAGATAAAGCAACGGGCAAAGAGCAATCGATTATCATTAAGGCATCAGGTGGTTTATCTGATGATGAAGTGGAAAAAATGGTGAAAGATGCGGAAGCAAATGCAGAAGCAGATAAAGAATTCCATGAGCTAGTGACTGTGCGTAATACTGCGGACCAAATGATTCATGCGACAGAAAAATCACTGAAAGATTTGGGCGAGCAGGTTGAAGCTGATGAACGCAGCAAAATTGAAGCAGCGATTAGCGACTTAAAAGAAGCCATGAAAGAGGGTGACAAAGCTGATATTGAAGCGAAAACACAAACTTTAACGGAAGCTTCCGGTAAAATAGCTGAGCGTGCCTATGCTGCGCAACAGCAAGAAGCTGGCGCGGGTGGTGAAGCACCACAAGGCGAACAGCCTGCCGATGATAACGTTGTCGATGCTGAATTTGAAGAAGTCGATAAAGACGAGAAGGAATAA
- the dnaJ gene encoding chaperone protein DnaJ, which yields MSKRDYYEILGVDKNADEATLKKAFRKLAMKYHPDRNPDDNTAEDKFKEVKEAYDMLSDPQKRQAYDQYGHAAADQMGGFGGGGGGFGGGGFSDVFGDIFNDMFGGRGGGGQQAQRGADLRYDMEVTLEQAVFGTEEKIRIPVTANCDTCSGSGAKPGTKPETCSDCKGHGQVHMQQGIFTVQQACPSCRGTGQRIKNPCTSCRGQGRVRKQKTLSVKIPAGVDDGDRVRLSGEGEAGGMGGPSGDLYVQIYVKKHAVFKREGNDLYCEVPITFTCASLGGEIVVPTLSGEVKLKIPTETQSGKLFRLRNKGVKSVRSGSVGDLLCRVMVETPIKLSTEQQKLLRQFQESLDNDDVSHSPKSRSWFDNVKRFFQGSH from the coding sequence ATGAGCAAACGTGATTATTATGAAATTCTTGGCGTCGACAAAAACGCTGATGAAGCCACGCTAAAAAAAGCGTTCCGTAAGTTAGCGATGAAGTATCATCCCGATCGTAATCCGGATGACAATACCGCTGAAGATAAGTTTAAAGAAGTCAAAGAAGCTTACGACATGTTAAGCGATCCCCAAAAGCGTCAAGCTTACGATCAATATGGTCATGCTGCGGCTGATCAAATGGGTGGGTTCGGCGGCGGTGGCGGCGGATTTGGTGGTGGTGGTTTTAGCGATGTCTTCGGTGATATCTTTAACGACATGTTTGGTGGACGTGGTGGTGGCGGACAGCAAGCACAGCGCGGCGCTGATTTACGTTATGATATGGAAGTAACGCTAGAACAAGCAGTCTTTGGTACGGAAGAAAAAATTCGTATTCCTGTCACCGCTAACTGCGATACTTGTTCTGGTAGTGGCGCTAAGCCAGGCACAAAGCCTGAAACTTGTTCCGACTGCAAAGGCCATGGTCAAGTTCACATGCAGCAAGGTATTTTTACCGTGCAGCAAGCGTGTCCTAGCTGTCGTGGTACGGGCCAACGCATTAAAAACCCCTGTACGTCTTGTCGTGGACAAGGGCGTGTACGAAAACAAAAAACTTTGTCTGTTAAAATTCCTGCCGGTGTGGATGATGGCGATCGCGTTCGTTTATCTGGTGAAGGTGAAGCGGGTGGCATGGGTGGCCCATCAGGTGATTTATATGTACAGATTTACGTAAAAAAACATGCTGTCTTTAAGCGTGAGGGTAATGATCTTTACTGCGAGGTTCCCATTACGTTTACTTGTGCGAGCTTGGGTGGCGAGATTGTTGTGCCAACACTAAGCGGCGAAGTTAAGTTAAAAATCCCAACCGAAACCCAGAGTGGAAAATTATTTCGTCTGCGTAATAAGGGCGTTAAATCTGTTCGCAGCGGTAGCGTGGGTGATTTGTTATGTCGTGTGATGGTGGAAACGCCGATAAAGTTATCGACAGAGCAGCAGAAACTATTGCGTCAATTCCAAGAATCATTAGATAATGACGATGTGTCACATTCACCCAAATCACGATCTTGGTTTGATAACGTTAAACGATTTTTTCAAGGTAGCCACTAA
- the greA gene encoding transcription elongation factor GreA, translating to MERIPLTVYGAEKLKDELEHRKRVERPAIIKAIAEAREHGDLKENAEYHAAREQQSFAEGRIQDLEGKLSLAQVIDVTKMENNGRVIFGATVHLIRLDDDAEVKYQIVGADEASVEHNKISYQSPIARGLIGKEEGESVNIQAPGGEVAYEIAEVEYV from the coding sequence ATGGAACGTATCCCTTTAACTGTATATGGTGCTGAAAAATTAAAAGATGAGCTGGAACACCGCAAACGTGTTGAACGGCCGGCAATCATCAAAGCAATTGCGGAAGCGCGAGAGCATGGCGATTTAAAAGAAAATGCGGAATATCATGCTGCTCGCGAGCAACAAAGTTTCGCAGAAGGGCGCATTCAAGATTTAGAAGGTAAGTTATCCTTGGCGCAAGTGATTGATGTGACTAAGATGGAAAATAATGGTCGTGTTATTTTTGGTGCGACAGTGCATTTGATTCGGCTTGATGATGATGCTGAAGTAAAGTATCAGATTGTGGGCGCAGACGAGGCCAGCGTTGAACATAACAAAATTTCTTATCAATCACCGATTGCACGTGGTTTGATTGGTAAAGAAGAAGGTGAGTCAGTTAACATTCAAGCGCCAGGCGGAGAAGTTGCCTACGAAATTGCGGAAGTTGAGTACGTTTGA
- the rlmE gene encoding ribosomal RNA large subunit methyltransferase E, translated as MKKTSKSSKRWLKEHFNDPFVKKAQAEGYRSRAAYKLIEIQEKDKLIKQGMRVADLGAAPGGWAQLLVKWVGHKGHVVAMDLLAMDSIVGVDFLQGDFLEDAVLAQLTDMFKGEKLDVIVSDMAPNTSGVKETDQSRSMLLCEYAMDFVQQQLREGGSFLIKTFQGEGWDAYLKLMRQAFTKVVVRKPEASRGRSREVYLLARGFRAENSVN; from the coding sequence TTGAAAAAAACCTCTAAAAGCAGCAAACGTTGGTTGAAAGAACATTTCAACGATCCTTTCGTTAAAAAAGCGCAGGCAGAAGGCTATCGCTCTCGTGCTGCGTATAAACTCATTGAAATTCAAGAAAAAGATAAGCTGATTAAGCAAGGGATGCGCGTGGCAGATTTGGGTGCTGCCCCCGGTGGTTGGGCGCAGTTGTTAGTCAAATGGGTCGGGCATAAAGGACATGTTGTTGCAATGGATTTACTGGCAATGGATAGCATTGTTGGTGTAGATTTTCTGCAAGGTGATTTTTTGGAAGATGCGGTACTAGCGCAACTAACGGATATGTTTAAGGGAGAAAAGCTCGATGTGATTGTCTCGGATATGGCGCCGAATACATCGGGTGTAAAAGAAACCGACCAATCGCGTTCAATGTTGTTGTGCGAGTATGCGATGGATTTTGTACAGCAACAATTACGTGAGGGTGGTTCTTTCTTAATCAAGACTTTTCAGGGAGAAGGCTGGGATGCTTACTTGAAACTCATGCGACAGGCCTTTACCAAGGTGGTGGTGCGCAAACCTGAAGCATCTCGTGGTCGTTCACGTGAAGTTTATTTGTTAGCGCGTGGTTTTCGTGCGGAGAATTCTGTAAACTGA
- the ftsH gene encoding ATP-dependent zinc metalloprotease FtsH, with the protein MARNLFVWILIAVAMIFFFSNYDGHPRAQEKLTYSNFIKRVADGQVHSVTIADRTITGLTQDHKSFRTYLPLPDQYLLPDLIKKGVEVSGQKPQQQSLLMSIFINWFPMLLLIGVWIFFIRQMQGGGGGGGRGAMSFGRSRARLLSQDQVKVTFKDVAGCDEAKEEVAELVDFLKDPHKFQKLGGKIPRGVLLMGQPGTGKTLLAKAVAGEAKVPFFTISGSDFVEMFVGVGASRVRDMFEQAKKQAPCIIFIDEIDAVGRHRGAGVGGGHDEREQTLNQLLVEMDGFDGHEGVIVVAATNRPDVLDPALLRPGRFDRQVVVGLPDIRGREHILKVHMQKVPLADDVEPVLIARGTPGFSGADLANLVNEAALLTARANERTVTMAKFEQAKDKIMMGAERRSMVMSDDEKKLTAYHEAGHAIVGLSVPDHDPVYKVTIIPRGRALGVTMFLPESDRYSHSKQRLESQLSSLFGGRLAEEIIFGEEQVTTGASNDIERATEIARSMVTRWGLSKRLGPMSYGEEDGEVFLGRQVTQHKAISAETARAIDEEVRSLVDRNYERAEKILKEKIDVLHAMADALMLYETIDEHQLADLMAGNDPKPPEGWQADNAKGE; encoded by the coding sequence ATGGCAAGAAATTTATTCGTCTGGATCCTTATCGCTGTCGCGATGATCTTCTTTTTCAGCAACTATGACGGGCACCCTCGTGCGCAAGAAAAGTTGACCTATTCTAATTTTATTAAGCGTGTAGCCGATGGCCAAGTGCATTCGGTGACGATTGCTGACCGTACCATTACGGGCCTGACGCAAGATCATAAATCATTCCGTACTTATTTGCCGTTACCCGATCAATACTTATTGCCTGATCTTATTAAGAAAGGCGTAGAAGTCAGCGGCCAAAAACCACAGCAACAAAGTTTGTTGATGAGCATCTTTATCAATTGGTTCCCGATGTTGTTGCTTATTGGTGTCTGGATTTTCTTTATCCGTCAAATGCAAGGCGGCGGCGGTGGTGGTGGTCGTGGTGCGATGTCATTCGGACGTTCGCGCGCACGCTTGCTGAGTCAAGATCAGGTGAAAGTGACGTTTAAAGATGTTGCAGGTTGTGACGAAGCAAAAGAAGAAGTGGCTGAATTAGTCGATTTCTTGAAAGATCCGCATAAATTCCAAAAACTCGGTGGCAAGATTCCACGGGGTGTATTGTTAATGGGGCAACCTGGTACGGGTAAAACCTTGCTGGCGAAAGCTGTTGCGGGTGAAGCGAAGGTACCATTTTTTACTATTTCAGGCTCTGACTTTGTTGAGATGTTTGTGGGTGTCGGCGCATCACGTGTGCGAGACATGTTTGAGCAAGCGAAAAAACAAGCGCCTTGTATTATTTTCATCGATGAAATTGATGCGGTAGGGCGTCATCGTGGCGCGGGTGTAGGCGGTGGACATGACGAGCGTGAGCAAACACTCAACCAACTATTAGTAGAAATGGATGGCTTTGATGGTCATGAAGGGGTGATTGTGGTGGCGGCAACAAACCGTCCAGACGTCTTGGATCCTGCTTTATTGCGACCAGGTCGTTTTGATCGCCAAGTAGTCGTGGGTTTGCCGGATATCCGTGGACGCGAACATATTCTTAAAGTGCATATGCAAAAAGTGCCTTTGGCGGATGATGTTGAGCCCGTGCTGATTGCGCGTGGCACACCAGGTTTCTCAGGTGCAGATTTAGCAAACCTGGTCAATGAAGCTGCCTTGTTAACCGCGCGAGCCAATGAACGCACGGTGACGATGGCTAAATTCGAGCAAGCCAAAGATAAAATTATGATGGGTGCAGAGCGGCGCTCTATGGTGATGAGTGACGATGAGAAAAAGCTGACAGCGTATCACGAGGCAGGACATGCCATTGTTGGTTTGTCAGTGCCGGATCATGATCCCGTTTATAAAGTGACGATTATTCCTCGTGGTCGTGCTTTGGGTGTGACGATGTTCTTGCCGGAAAGCGATCGTTACAGTCATTCTAAGCAACGTTTAGAAAGCCAATTGTCTAGCTTGTTTGGCGGGCGTTTGGCTGAGGAAATTATTTTTGGTGAAGAACAGGTGACGACGGGTGCATCTAACGACATCGAGCGAGCGACAGAGATTGCGCGCAGCATGGTCACACGTTGGGGCTTGTCCAAGCGTCTTGGTCCGATGTCTTATGGCGAAGAAGACGGCGAAGTGTTCTTGGGTCGTCAAGTGACGCAACATAAAGCGATATCTGCAGAAACAGCGCGTGCGATTGATGAAGAAGTTCGTAGCTTGGTTGATCGTAATTATGAACGGGCAGAAAAAATACTCAAAGAAAAAATAGATGTTTTGCATGCCATGGCGGATGCGTTAATGCTGTATGAAACCATTGATGAACATCAATTGGCTGACTTAATGGCTGGGAACGACCCTAAACCGCCTGAAGGATGGCAAGCAGATAATGCCAAAGGTGAATGA
- the glmM gene encoding phosphoglucosamine mutase, whose amino-acid sequence MPKVNDSVQTDSERLRKRYFGTDGIRGRFGVGAMHPEFLLKLGWAIGRVLGAMPGSTLLIGKDTRISGYLIESALEAGLSAAGVNIKLLGPMPTPAISYLTRTLRAQGGIVISASHNPFYDNGIKIFSGQGTKLDDAVELAIEAQLDCVLETVDAADLGKASRVNDAATRYAEFCKQVVPNHISFKGLKCVIDCAHGATYHIAPQLFEELGASVHAIHTQPDGQNINADCGSTSPAQLVKTVLQEKADIGIAFDGDGDRLILCDHTGALVNGDQILYVIAQYAHSRGTLKGGVVGTVMSNLGLEQAVTAMGVDFVRTKVGDRHVFAELEQRGWQLGGESSGHLLNFDALPTGDGILSALQVLMVMCAKDKTLQQLAQGMTIYPQVMINVPITSAIDLAENPAIQQGIAEANARLAEKGRVLLRPSGTEPVIRVMVEGEDKTLTHTLAEGLAEIVKKQR is encoded by the coding sequence ATGCCAAAGGTGAATGATTCAGTGCAGACTGATTCAGAACGATTGCGTAAACGTTATTTTGGCACCGATGGCATTCGCGGTCGGTTTGGTGTCGGTGCCATGCATCCTGAGTTTCTCCTCAAGCTGGGTTGGGCCATTGGCCGTGTATTAGGCGCAATGCCGGGCAGTACACTCTTGATCGGCAAAGACACGCGTATTTCTGGGTACCTCATTGAATCAGCGCTTGAAGCAGGCTTATCTGCCGCAGGCGTTAACATTAAACTATTAGGGCCTATGCCCACACCCGCGATTAGCTATCTTACTCGGACCCTGCGTGCACAGGGTGGTATTGTCATCAGCGCGTCCCACAATCCTTTTTACGACAATGGTATTAAGATATTTTCAGGTCAAGGCACAAAATTAGATGATGCAGTTGAGTTGGCGATTGAAGCGCAATTAGATTGCGTGCTAGAAACGGTTGATGCTGCCGATTTGGGTAAGGCTTCGCGGGTTAATGATGCTGCGACGCGTTATGCTGAGTTTTGCAAGCAGGTTGTACCAAACCATATCTCATTTAAAGGTTTAAAGTGCGTGATTGATTGTGCGCATGGTGCGACTTATCATATTGCCCCACAATTATTTGAAGAACTAGGCGCAAGCGTGCATGCAATACATACCCAGCCGGATGGTCAAAACATTAATGCGGATTGCGGCTCTACGTCGCCAGCGCAATTAGTAAAAACCGTCTTGCAAGAAAAAGCGGATATTGGTATTGCCTTTGATGGTGATGGGGATCGTTTGATCTTGTGTGATCATACCGGCGCTTTGGTCAATGGCGATCAAATTTTGTATGTTATTGCACAGTATGCCCATAGCCGAGGCACCTTAAAAGGCGGTGTTGTGGGTACCGTGATGAGTAATTTAGGCTTAGAACAAGCGGTTACGGCGATGGGTGTAGACTTTGTTCGTACGAAAGTTGGCGATCGCCATGTATTTGCGGAGCTAGAACAACGTGGCTGGCAATTAGGTGGAGAGTCTTCTGGACACTTATTAAATTTTGATGCACTACCAACGGGCGACGGCATTTTATCCGCTTTACAAGTATTAATGGTGATGTGCGCGAAAGATAAAACGTTGCAACAATTAGCACAGGGTATGACGATATACCCGCAGGTCATGATTAATGTGCCGATAACCAGCGCTATTGATCTTGCTGAGAATCCAGCTATTCAACAAGGTATTGCTGAGGCAAATGCTCGTTTAGCTGAGAAAGGTCGCGTATTATTACGACCGTCAGGGACAGAGCCAGTGATACGCGTGATGGTGGAGGGTGAAGATAAAACGTTGACCCATACGCTCGCCGAGGGGCTGGCAGAGATCGTGAAAAAGCAGCGTTAA